A section of the Babesia microti strain RI chromosome I, complete genome genome encodes:
- a CDS encoding ATP-dependent DNA helicase Q-like 4B (overlaps_old_locusTagID:BBM_I00820), whose product MSTDSFTVESLDSINNGFSSNGTNLIDKICNGTNCRSHSQGLEYIASCRDIELLVSHKNLGEPIELFVHGNKFWDKVTDTVETKEFDFFNYNSNFGNGGCTYEPNESNHTFGDKKIQKPHTKIELELCNIKSEIGYEKDHQNSKWYNQDDTTCPYKKDFDWSNEIKRINSEVFNNTGFRPMQLEIINSVISGNDTFALVPTGGGKTLCYQLPAIYSDGITLVISPLISLIQDQVQRLEFLNISCASFPTEQEYFERLSIIEKLRNAEIKVLFVTPEKIVSSKWFQSVLDELYSKELLVRFVIDEAHCISHWGSDFRPDYASLGVLRKCYPDVPILLLTATATSNVFDDLIRIMRLRNCQAFSCNFNRPNLKFKVVPKSRNTKLAIEELIGYVREYPTSSGIVYCLSCQDCEFVSSELVKSGINSMHYHAQLDQLTRKHVQQSWMEGSINVVVATLAFGMGIDKSNVRFVIHFSMPKSIENYFQEAGRAGRDGELATCIVMYDYKDSQRLLSLVKNGESIKKMLEYCENPKKCRREMLLGHFGQKLKGPCDVICDNCQAHAVATNCREAAYKVAVSISRLQKPHTLLNILKLATSRVKCPNGLKGCLTELKFTYEQAESLLHYMVIRGVLYEYLVRNEKFNTSNCYIRTSKDFNSKLYLMESLYLRGNISSNISGVSVKKRRKISSGDELGESFNQDVLDVIDELSF is encoded by the exons ATGTCTACTGATAGTTTCACTGTAGAATCATTAGACTCAATCAACAATGGATTTTCAAG CAATGGAACtaatttaattgataaaatttgtaacGGAACCAATTGTAGGAGTCACTCTCAGGGACTTGAGTACATTGCATCATGTCGA gatatTGAATTGCTGGTTTCCCATAAAAATCTGGGAGAAccaattgaattgtttgtaCATGGAAATAAATTCTGGGATAAAGTGACCGATACTGTAGAGACTAAGGAATTTGACTTctttaattataattcaaACTTTGGTAACGGTGGCTGCACATATGAACCAAACGAAAGTAACCATACGTTCGGtgataaaaaaatacagAAACCCCATACAAAAATAGAATTAGAGCtttgtaatattaaatCTGAAATTGGTTATGAAAAAGATCatcaaaattcaaaatGGTACAATCAAGACGATACAACTTGTCCATATAAAAAGGATTTTGATTGgtcaaatgaaattaagaGAATTAATTCGGAAGTATTCAACAACACTGGTTTCAGACCAATGCAACTAGAGATAATTAATTCGGTAATTTCTGGAAATGACACTTTTGCATTAGTGCCAACGGGCGGAGGTAAAACTCTGTGTTATCAACTGCCTGCGATTTATTCCGATGGTATTACACTCGTAATTTCCCCGCTGATTTCACTTATTCAAGATCAAGTGCAGCGATTGGagtttttaaatatcaGTTGTGCAAGCTTTCCTACGGAACAAGAATATTTTGAAcgattatcaattattgaaaagTTGAGAAATGCTGAAATTAAGGTCTTGTTTGTAACTCctgaaaaaattgtctCATCAAAATGGTTCCAGAGTGTATTAGATGAGTTATATTCCAAGGAATTGCTTGTAAGATTTGTTATAGATGAGGCACATTGCATTAGTCATTGGGGGAGCGATTTTCGACCAGATTATGCATCATTAGGTGTTCTAAGGAAGTGCTATCCCGATGtaccaattttattattaacaGCTACAGCTACTAGCAATGTATTTGATGATTTGATCAGGATCATGAGGCTAAGAAATTGTCAAGCGTTCAGTTGCAACTTTAATAGGCCAAACCTAAAATTCAAGGTTGTGCCCAAGTCTAGGAATACTAAATTAGCTATAGAAGAATTAATTGGTTATGTAAGAGAATATCCAACATCTTCAGGCATTGTTTATTGTTTGTCATGTCAAGATTGTGAATTTGTATCCAGTGAATTGGTGAAATCTGGTATAAATTCAATGCATTATCATGCACAACTGGATCAGTTGACTAGGAAACATGTACAACAAAGTTGGATGGAGGGAAGCATTAATGTGGTGGTTGCTACACTTGCCTTTGGAATGGGGATTGATAAGTCAAATGTGCGTTTTGTTATTCACTTCTCCATGCCCAaatcaattgaaaattattttcaggAGGCAGGGAGGGCAGGAAGGGATGGTGAACTTGCCACATGCATTGTAATGTACGATTACAAAGACTCACAACGGTTATTAAGTTTAGTGAAGAATGGAGAATCTATTAAGAAGATGCTGGAGTATTGTGAAAACCCGAAGAAATGCAGGAGGGAAATGCTGTTGGGACACTTTGGCCAGAAGCTAAAAGGGCCATGCGATGttatttgcgataattgTCAAGCTCATGCTGTGGCAACTAACTGTAGGGAAGCCGCTTACAAAGTAGCAGTTAGTATTTCTAGGTTACAAAAGCCGCACACATTGCTTAATATACTAAAACTAGCTACTTCACGCGTTAAATGTCCTAATGGTTTAAAAGGTTGTCTAACAGAATTAAAATTCACTTACGAACAGGCGGAAAGTTTGTTACATTACATGGTAATTCGTGGGGTTTTATATGAGTATTTGGTGAGAAATGAAAAGTTTAATACTTCCAATTGTTACATTAGGACGAGTAAGGATTttaattctaaattatatctGATGGAATCTTTGTATTTAAGGGGCAATATTAGCAGCAATATTTCAGGAGTTAGTGTTAAAAAAAGGAGGAAGATATCGTCTGGAGATGAATTGGGTGAGTCATTTAACCAGGACGTATTGGATGTGATTGATGAACTGAGTTtttga
- a CDS encoding hypothetical protein (overlaps_old_locusTagID:BBM_I00800), whose amino-acid sequence MSNDTHGYDSNQSSDSLAETLLQKGDSEVSEATLSLNSTSGEISTLTSNTQLDNSDDEITLHKQSDKELYNIYDKCANKGSVPAEVMLSDFEAEKESNPTVNLSFDDSEVSDDDYTRNRCIQAYGISEGSDAEDNWLQPIISKGQISQKTKKSGLFYSINKFIAPTFSINNLHMLNNELLSYITTKSTAPSRAKKQESSSSWESLVNVLLAQNSKGKESDKKKAINTKRPNKSKAKNNTVESVLTNNFAVPSSMCGVFNTMFNSSSNKGRIQ is encoded by the coding sequence ATGAGCAATGATACGCATGGGTATGACTCGAACCAATCCTCTGATTCTCTTGCAGAGACTTTGCTGCAAAAAGGAGATTCAGAAGTGTCGGAAGCAACATTGAGTTTGAATTCAACGAGTGGTGAAATATCCACTCTTACATCAAATACGCAGTTGGATAATTCTGATGACGAAATCACATTGCATAAACAATCTGACAAAGaactatataatatatatgacAAGTGTGCGAATAAAGGCAGTGTCCCTGCCGAGGTTATGCTTTCGGATTTTGAGGCAGAGAAAGAGTCTAATCCCACAGTTAATCTTTCTTTCGATGATTCTGAGGTTTCAGATGATGATTACACTAGAAATCGTTGTATACAAGCTTATGGAATTTCAGAAGGGTCCGATGCTGAAGACAATTGGTTACAGCCTATTATCAGCAAGGGCCAAATATCCCAAAAGACCAAGAAATCTGGCCTTTTTTACAGTATCAACAAGTTCATAGCGCCTACATTTTCtatcaacaatttgcaTATGTTGAATAATGAACTGTTGTCATATATAACCACCAAGTCCACTGCGCCTAGCAGGGCTAAAAAACAAGAATCCAGCTCCAGTTGGGAATCGCTTGTCAATGTTTTACTAGCGCAGAATAGCAAGGGGAAAGAGAGTGATAAGAAGAAGGCTATTAATACTAAGAGACCTAATAAGTCGAAGGCTAAGAATAATACCGTTGAAAGTGTGTTAACTAACAATTTTGCCGTGCCATCTAGTATGTGTGGTGTTTTTAATACCATGTTTAATTCGAGCAGTAACAAGGGTAGAATTCAATAA
- a CDS encoding hypothetical protein (overlaps_old_locusTagID:BBM_I00810) → MFLEILLVTIKRMRYIACYSMFKTIHIPSFSRLVNAVKVGEYGKIFMEESDAPDIELEELSSQQTADDHFYADLVNQPDTSITILISFIIPALLCLGHIFTYKSSIYNNFFSAYIFAYLSVSLATIFVILSLVIITLCSNKLNMGKMSNTKESFLPLLCGFSYAYIPILVALKIITIMMLLGWAFKMSAFIALFIFIFVTTYFSISSAKISVMTMNAMPTMSKDKKHVWLVASSVFTTKMILSIHIYLHLV, encoded by the coding sequence ATGTTTCTTGAAATATTACTCGTCACAATAAAACGCATGCGGTATATTGCATGTTACAGTATGTTCAAAACGATTCATATACCATCGTTCAGTCGACTAGTAAATGCTGTCAAGGTTGGAGAATATGGAAAAATCTTTATGGAAGAATCTGATGCTCCTGATATTGAACTAGAAGAGTTATCTTCTCAGCAAACAGCTGATGATCATTTTTATGCCGACTTAGTCAACCAACCGGATACATCAATCAccattttaatatcatttatcaTACCAGCTTTATTATGCTTGGGGCACATATTTACCTATAAAAGTTCtatatacaacaattttttcTCCGCCTATATCTTCGCTTACCTTTCTGTTTCATTAGCCACCATTTTTGTTATACTTTCCTTAGTGATCATTACATTGTGCAGTAACAAACTCAACATGGGTAAAATGTCCAATACCAAGGAAAGTTTTTTACCACTCCTTTGTGGATTCAGCTACGCTTACATTCCAATCCTCGTAGCTTTAAAGATAATCACTATAATGATGTTATTGGGATGGgcatttaaaatgtcaGCGTTTATAGCCCTCTTCATCTTCATTTTTGTAACAACATACTTCTCGATATCTTCAGCTAAAATATCTGTTATGACCATGAACGCCATGCCTACAATGTCGAAGGATAAAAAGCATGTATGGCTTGTTGCTTCTTCTGTCTTTACTACtaaaatgatattatcCATACACATATACCTCCATTTGGTTTAA
- a CDS encoding Sec14 domain containing protein (overlaps_old_locusTagID:BBM_I00805) has protein sequence MMCEGSRDYIYDGQIEIPPEDVSEYCIDSSVLRFQPSDSDVHDKITKTRCIFNNCPISVLENDLIRQFTSYLHTIPSEYNWNDMGNEFLRFLYTANFNFEDAGRLIAENYKYRFHSKLLPATLSSVQSVLNSGCLYWHGRDKNARPTLVINPQRLSDLTSDVIDALLAFTLEFFLRYLCVAGRAENYVIIVDCEHEGLLSMSFQMANLFRDMGSKYRGRLYRIFFINTPKFFSVVLSSLTSLLPSSTCNKIVVLGDDYKETFSANYNPWQLERKFGGEVDLKSWYPFKFYPNCTSATVNNSNSTEVYGDNVAIGSKIHDLPKIFFTGRCLVPCQKDIWQPYLNTLALTETTVKYLTNIDPSLQDCLNLVGDYEDLRRLYFDN, from the exons ATGATGTGCGAGGGTAGTCGCGATTATATTTACGATGGGCAAATTGAAATACCGCCTGAAGACGTTTCTGAATATTGCATTGACTCTTCAGTGTTACGATTTCAACCATCTGATTCCGATGTGCATgacaaaattacaaaaacaCGCTGCATCTTTAACAATTGTCCCATTTCGGTGCTAGAAAATGATCTTATCAGGCAATTCACTTCATATCTCCACACAATACCTAGTGAATACAACTGGAACGATATGGgtaatgaatttttaaggTTTCTATACACTGCTAACTTTAACTTTGAAGATGCAGGTAGGTTGATCGCAGAAAACTACAAATATCGTTTCCATTCCAAACTCTTACCAGCTACTCTATCCAGTGTACAATCAGTTCTCAATAGTGGCTGTTTGTATTGGCATGGTAGGGATAAAAATGCGAGGCCCACTTTGGTTATTAATCCGCAGAGACTATCAGACTTAACATCAGATGTTATTGATGCCTTATTAGCCTTTACCCTCGAATTTTTTCTAAG ATACTTATGCGTGGCAGGGCGTGCGGAAAACTATGTGATTATAGTGGATTGTGAACACGAGGGACTGCTTTCAATGTCATTCCAAATGGCTAATTTGTTCAGAGATATGGGTTCAAAATATCGTGGACGGTTATATCGCattttttttataaatacacCTAAATTCTTCAGCGTAGTCCTATCATCGCTAACTTCCCTCCTACCCAGCAGCACttgcaacaaaattgtaGTACTGGGGGATGATTACAAGGAAACATTCTCTGCTAATTACAATCCCTGGCAACTTGAGCGTAAGTTTGGGGGGGAGGTAGATTTGAAATCCTGGTACCCCTTCAAATTCTACCCAAATTGCACATCAGCTACCGTTAACAACAGTAATTCTACCGAAGTTTATGGAGATAACGTAGCCATTGGCAGTAAGATACACGATCttccaaaaattttcttCACAGGAAGATGTCTTGTCCCTTGTCAAAAAGACATTTGGCAACCTTACTTGAATACACTTGCGTTGACTGAAACCActgtcaaatatttaaccaATATAGACCCAAGTTTGCAGGATTGTCTCAATTTGGTTGGTGATTATGAGGATTTAAGAAGGTTgtattttgacaattga
- a CDS encoding DKC1, NOLA4, CBF5, H/ACA ribonucleoprotein complex subunit 4 (overlaps_old_locusTagID:BBM_I00825), translating to MDDASTQACPTPSTIGPLSPISAPSQLQILPQSNPPPIDTSKWPLLLKNYGRLHVRTGHYTPLPYGSSPLNRPLTEYIKYGFINVDKPSNPSSHEVVAWIKRILKCEKTGHSGTLDPKVTGVLLVCLNRATRLVKSQQSEGKEYVGVVRFHGKVESKNAIEKALETLTGACFQRPPLICAVKRQLRIRTIYETKLLDYDQERDLAAFWIKCEAGTYVRTFCVHLGLLIGVGAHMQELRRIKSGHLSEDDNMVTLHEILDANYIYQKTNDETYLRAIISPLEGLLTKLPRLVVKDSCVNAVCYGAKLMIPGLLRFEDGIELNSTVVMMTTKGEAIALGVAQMPTAVICSVDHGVVALVKRVIMDRDTYPTRWGHGPRATEKKKMILAGLLDSHGRPNAQTPHQWLRSEGFLPPLSSENDESSTSTLQSEKRQRLVGDTDCN from the exons ATGGATGACGCGTCGACTCAGGCATGCCCGACTCCTTCAACCATTGGCCCATTATCCCCTATTTCCGCTCCTTCTCAGCTACAAATCTTACCGCAGTCAAACCCTCCACCAATTGACACTTCCAAATGGCCTCTGCTACTCAAG AATTATGGCAGATTGCACGTTAGGACAGGTCACTATACTCCACTCCCCTATGGATCGTCTCCACTGAATAGACCCCTTACGGAATATATAAAGTATGGTTTTATAAACGTGGACAAGCCTTCAAATCCATCATCACACGAA GTTGTTGCTTGGATTAAACGTATATTGAAATGTGAAAAAACGGGGCATTCTGGGACCCTAGATCCAAAAGTTACTGGAGTACTGTTGGTTTGTTTGAACAGAGCAACCAGACTAGTCAAATCGCAACAATCAGAAG GTAAAGAATATGTAGGTGTGGTAAGGTTTCACGGGAAGGTAGAATCAAAAAATGCTATTGAAAAA GCTTTAGAAACACTCACAGGAGCCTGTTTCCAAAGGCCGCCTTTAATCTGTGCAGTGAAGAGGCAGTTACGTATAAGGACTATTTATGAAACTAAACTATTGGATTATGATCAAGAAAGGGATTTGGCCGCTTTCTGGATCAAATGTGAAGCAGGTACCTATGTCAGAACCTTTTGTGTTCACCTTGGATTACTTATTGGTGTAGGCGCCCACATGCAAGAGTTGAGACGAATTAAATCTGGCCATTTATCCGAAGATGACAATATGGTTACTCTCCACGAAATTCTCGATGCCAATTACATATACCAAAAAACGAACGATGAAACTTACCTTCGTGCCATTATATCACCTCTAGAAGGGcttttaacaaaattgccTAGATTAGTGGTTAAAGATAGTTGTGTCAATGCTGTTTGTTATGGCGCCAAATTGATGATACCGGGGCTTTTGCGGTTTGAAGATGGGATAGAATTAAATTCTACGGTAGTCATGATGACTACAAAGGGAGAGGCCATTGCTTTGGGCGTTGCCCAAATGCCAACCGCTGTGATATGTTCTGTAGATCATGGCGTAGTGGCCCTGGTGAAAAGGGTCATTATGGATCGAGATACCTACCCTACACGTTGGGGCCATGGACCCAGAGCCACTGAAAAGAAGAAAATGATATTGGCTGGGCTTTTGGATTCACACGGCAGACCCAACGCCCAGACTCCACATCAGTGGCTGAGATCAGAAGGATTTTTACCGCCCCTTTCCagtgaaaatgatgaatcaTCGACATCCACACTACAGAGTGAAAAGAGACAGAGGTTGGTTGGCGATACAGATTGTAACTAA
- a CDS encoding CSNK2B, casein kinase II subunit beta (overlaps_old_locusTagID:BBM_I00815) has translation MDEWNNYDEETNLMDWIPWFTNLEGHEFLVQVDELYIRDNFNMCGLKTIEHYDEAMDMILGSAPSEEVFLDDKFLHIYRSATDLYGLIHSRYIVSPKGLQLMKDKYLQGVFGQCPRLKCDRQNLLPVGFSDYLHNHRVKAYCPRCQEAYIIKSGEINADLDGAFFGRSFPHIFLLNFTYLIPNEPPTPYVAKIFGFKVRDINSLIQIKLDNGEFGDNVSSKVKRIAY, from the exons ATGGATGAATGGAACAACTACGATGAAGAAACCAATCTTATGGACTGGATTCCCTGGTTCACCAATTTGGAAGGACACGAGTTTCTCGTACAG GTTGatgaattgtatataagagataattttaacatGTGTGGTTTGAAGACCATTGAACATTATGATGAGGCTATGGATATGATCCTAGGCTCTGCGCCTTCCGAGGAAGTCTTTTTAGATGATAAGTTTTTGCATATATATCGTAGTGCAACCGATTTATACGGGTTAATACACTCCAGATACATCGTTTCACCCAAGGGGCTTCAACTAATG AAGGATAAGTATTTGCAGGGAGTTTTTGGTCAGTGCCCAAGACTCAAGTGTGATAGGCAAAATCTACTACCAGTTGGATTTAgtgattatttacacaatcaTCGTGTAAAAGCTTATTGCCCGAGATGTCAAGAagcatatattattaaatcagGAGAGATAAATGCAGATTTGGATGGAGCATTTTTTGGAAGATCATTCCCTCATATATTTTTGCTAAACTTCACATACTTGATACCGAATGAACCTCCAACGCCATACGttgccaaaatatttggattCAAAGTACGCGATATAAATTCTCTCATTCAGATAAAGTTGGATAAT GGTGAATTTGGTGATAATGTGAGCAGCAAGGTTAAGAGGATAGCATATTAG